One Pectobacterium colocasium DNA segment encodes these proteins:
- a CDS encoding SmdB family multidrug efflux ABC transporter permease/ATP-binding protein, giving the protein MNSPQQFWPTLKRLLSYGSPWRKPLLSGVVMLWVAAAAEVSGPILVSYFIDDLVAKGEFPLAIAAGLAMAYILLQMLAALLHYFQTLLFNRVAVGVVQQLRIDVMDAALRQPLSTFDTQPVGQLISRVTNDTEVVKDLYVMVVSTVLRSAALVGAMLVAMFSLNWQMALIALMIFPAVAVVMALYHRFSTPIVRKVRSYLADINDGFNEVINGMGVIQQFRQQARFGKKLGASSHAHYDARMKALRLEGFLLRPLLSLFAAMVLCGLLIQFGFSSMGSVGVGVLYAFINYLGRLNEPLIELTTQQSMLQQAVVAGERIFELMDGTKQGYGDDERPLATGRVDIDDVSFSYGTEKRVLQHISLTIPERGFVALVGHTGSGKSTLASLLMGYYTPDEGEIRLDGRPLSTLSHAVLRQNVAMVQQDPVVLAESMFVNVTLGRDISEEAVWRVLEVVQLAELVRTFPEGLHTRVGEQGNNLSTGQKQLLAIARVLVQTPKILILDEATANIDSGTEQAVQKALRIIREQTTLIIIAHRLSTIVEADTIMVLHHGQTVERGTHEQLLQQQGRYYQMYQLQLAGEDLAATSTEPCIA; this is encoded by the coding sequence ATGAATAGCCCTCAACAGTTTTGGCCAACGCTGAAACGCCTGTTGTCCTATGGTTCACCTTGGCGAAAACCGCTGCTGTCCGGTGTCGTGATGTTATGGGTTGCTGCGGCCGCAGAAGTTTCTGGCCCTATATTGGTGAGTTATTTTATTGATGATCTGGTGGCTAAAGGCGAATTTCCGCTGGCGATTGCGGCGGGCCTGGCGATGGCCTACATCCTGCTGCAAATGCTGGCGGCACTGCTGCACTATTTTCAGACGCTGTTGTTTAACCGCGTTGCGGTCGGCGTCGTCCAACAACTGCGCATTGATGTGATGGATGCGGCGTTGCGCCAGCCGCTGAGCACATTCGATACGCAACCCGTTGGGCAACTGATTTCACGCGTCACCAATGACACCGAGGTCGTTAAAGATCTGTACGTCATGGTGGTGTCAACGGTATTACGCAGTGCGGCGCTGGTGGGGGCGATGCTGGTGGCGATGTTCAGTCTGAACTGGCAGATGGCGCTGATTGCACTGATGATTTTCCCTGCGGTCGCGGTGGTCATGGCGCTGTACCATCGTTTCAGTACGCCGATTGTGCGCAAGGTTCGAAGCTACCTGGCCGACATTAATGATGGTTTCAACGAAGTGATTAATGGCATGGGCGTCATTCAGCAGTTCCGCCAGCAGGCTCGCTTTGGCAAGAAACTGGGAGCCTCCAGCCACGCGCATTATGACGCACGAATGAAGGCGTTGCGTCTGGAAGGGTTCCTGCTGCGGCCACTGCTGAGCCTGTTTGCTGCGATGGTGCTGTGTGGGTTGTTGATCCAATTTGGTTTCAGTTCGATGGGGTCGGTTGGCGTCGGGGTTTTGTATGCGTTTATCAACTATTTGGGGCGTCTGAATGAACCGCTGATTGAACTGACAACCCAGCAGTCTATGTTGCAGCAGGCGGTTGTTGCGGGTGAGCGTATCTTTGAGTTGATGGATGGGACAAAGCAGGGCTACGGCGACGATGAGCGTCCGCTGGCTACCGGGCGTGTCGATATTGACGATGTTTCTTTCTCGTATGGCACCGAAAAACGCGTACTACAGCATATTTCTCTGACGATACCAGAGCGCGGGTTCGTCGCGTTGGTCGGGCATACGGGCAGCGGAAAAAGCACCCTGGCCAGTTTGCTGATGGGATATTACACGCCGGACGAAGGAGAAATTCGGCTCGATGGCCGGCCGCTTTCTACGCTCTCTCATGCGGTGTTGCGCCAAAATGTGGCAATGGTGCAGCAGGATCCGGTTGTGCTGGCGGAATCCATGTTTGTGAATGTGACGCTGGGGCGTGATATCAGCGAAGAGGCCGTCTGGCGCGTGTTGGAGGTCGTACAGCTGGCTGAGCTGGTGCGGACTTTCCCTGAAGGATTGCATACGCGCGTTGGTGAGCAGGGGAATAATTTGTCTACCGGACAAAAGCAGCTGTTAGCGATCGCGCGGGTACTGGTGCAAACGCCTAAAATTCTGATTCTTGATGAAGCGACGGCGAATATTGACTCGGGTACGGAACAGGCTGTGCAAAAGGCGTTGCGTATCATCAGGGAACAGACAACCTTGATTATCATCGCGCATCGGCTTTCTACCATCGTTGAGGCCGACACGATCATGGTGCTTCATCATGGGCAAACCGTTGAGCGGGGAACGCATGAGCAACTGCTGCAACAGCAGGGGCGCTATTATCAGATGTATCAATTGCAACTGGCCGGAGAGGATCTTGCTGCCACCAGCACCGAACCTTGCATTGCCTGA